GAGCCGCGTTCACGGATGCCCTCCGGCCCGCGTGAAATGAGTCTCCGGGTTCTGCAACAACGACAGGGACGTCCGGATTCTGCCTGCGGCGGCCCGGGCCTGTCCCGGCCGCGCCATGCGCAGCCAAAAGGACCGCCCTCCACCGGGTTCCAGATGGAGGGTCGTGCTCCAGCGCGACCGCCAACGCCTGGAGAAGGTGTTCACTTTCATCTGATCTGCCGCCCTAAAACTTGCCGGTACGGGATTCAAAATGGGTGGGTTTGCCGAGCAGCCCCCCTCCTCGCTGAAGGTATTCCGCGATCCAATCGATCATCTGATCGACACCGATCGTGACCGGCCCGAACAGATCGATCGAACGGGAGGCATTGGCCAGCCAGCAGACATCGCTCTCTTCGCCGGTAAAGACCGGCTCCCGTCCGAGGACCCGACCGAAAGCTTCCGCCAGGTCGCGGACCCGCAGGATATCCGGACCGGTCACGTTGAGAGCGGCCGGCGGGCTTGCGGCCACCCCGAGGCATTGGATGGCGCGGGCGACGGCCTCTCCCTGCCAGATCAGATTGACGTAGCCGGCACTGATATCGACCGGCTCCCCCTTCAGGACCTTCGTCCCGATGTCAACGAGCACGCCATAACGCAGCTCGACGGAATAATTGAGCCGGTAGAGGCAGACGGGGGTTCCGAACCGGTGGGAGAAAAAGGAGAAGACGCGCTCACGGCCGATGCAGGAGGCTCCGTATTCACCAAGTGGTTCCACCGGGGTATCCTCGGTCGCACCACCGCTCGCCACCGGGACGAACGGATAGACACAACCCGTGGAGAAGGCAACGATGGTCGCCCGGGCATAGCGTTCCGCCACCAGGCCGGGGATCACCGTATTGGCATGCCAGGTCAGATCCGGTCGATCCGACGTCCCGAACTTCGTTCCCGCCAGATAAAATACATTGGGGGCGTCGGGCAGGCCGGCCAAAGCGACGCGATCCGAAAGATCGCAGGGACGGGTTTCGATCCCGAACGCTTCAAGATTTGCCCGACTGGAAGCCTGGCTGAAACGGGAGACCGCGATGACGCGGTCGGTCCGGCCCAGTCGATCCAGGGCCCGCCGCAACATGAGGGCGAGGGTCGTGCCCATTTTGCCCCCGGCCCCCAGGACGATGAAGTCACCGGGACGTTCTTGAACCGCGCTGATGGCCCCGGCGGTGGGCGCGGCGAGGAACTCCTCGACCGCAGGTAAATCAAGCGGCACCGTCATGAAATTCAGGGTGACTCAAAAGGATTGTAACCAAACAGTTACCTCGCATCATGCGCAAGCACTATATGATTGAACGCACCGGGAAGACGGACACCAGGGGCCGGATCCTCTCCGCCGCGATGGACCTGTTTGCCGCCCACGGTTTTCACGGCACCACCGTCGATGCCATCGTGCAGGCCGCGGAGGTGAACAAGCGGATGGTCTACCACTATTTCGGCAGCAAGGAGAAGCTCTACAAGGCCGCCCTCGTCGAGATCTACAAGCGCCTCAGTCTCCTCGAAGTGGAGACCTTCCGGCACTCCGATGATATCGAGGAGAATTTCCGTGAGATCGTGGCCCTCTACTTCGATTTCCTCCGGGCCAATCCCGACTTCACCCGTCTCGTCCTCTGGGAAAACCTGAACGAAGGGCGCGGTCTGAAGAGCGCCAGACCCCAGCTGACCAAGAATCCGGTCCTCCACCTGCTCGATCGGGCCCTGAAGCGGGCCAAGGCCAAGGGCGTGGTCCGCAGGGAGATCCATGCCCGACACCTCCTGATCCACCTGATCGCACTCTGCCAGATCTACACCTCGAACCGACACACCCTTTCACAGGCTCTCGGGATGGACCTGGGTTCTCCACGGGTCCTGCGCGAGGGTAAGAAGCAGGCCATCGATCTGCTCCTGAACGGGATCATGGCCTGAGAGACCGACCTCTGCCCTCCGACCTCTGCCCTCTGCCAGTCAGCAGATCCGGCCGCGCTTCCCGGCCAGGCCGTGCCCCGGAGGGTTGGCCCCGATCCAGCGTTCGTCGATCGCTTCCGAGGCCCGCTGATAACGGCTGTCGGTTGAAAGGCGGATCCGGTTGGTGCGGTTGTCGAGGCTGGCATGGACCAGGTTCATCCCGAAGGTCAGGAAATCCCCGGCCCGGTACTCCGTGGTCAACCAGCGACCTCCCAGGCTGGCCCGCAGAACGGGGGGATTGTGGGAGAGGGAACCCGAGAAGACCCATTGCTCGTTCTTTGCCTTTTCCACCTGGTCCGGACGATTTTCACAGAACTCGTCCACATCGCGCTCGAGGTAGTTCTTCAGGCGATCGGATTTCTTGTGGGAGTCCTCCAGGATCATGAGACCACCCAGCTCGAAGGAAACGTCGCCGTAGGGGATCCAGCAGGTCATGTGCTGCTTGGTCCCCCGCCCCATGTAAACGAGATCGCAATGGGGATTGGTTCCCTTGCCCGGACCGATGGCCCGCAACCAGGTGTAATCGTAGTGGCGGATACTCTCTCCGAAGAAACCGGTGTAAAAATCGATCAGGCGCCCCGAATAGATCAGCTTCTTGAGCTTGTCGTTCTCCCGGGCCAGGTCCGGCTTGAAGGCCGTCCGCTTTTCCGGATGAGCCACCCCCTCAAATGTCGGGTAATCCGGGTGCAGCAGGCCCTGCTCCGCCAGGCGATCGGTCAAGGTCTTCCGGACCTCGAGAACCTCCTCCCGATCGAGGTAACCCGGCAGATAGAGGTAACCGTCCTCCTGAAACCGCGCCCGCAACGCATCAAAATCGTCGGCCACATCCGTCGATTCGCGGAGCATTCCGAATACGGAGGGATCGGTATCGAGCTGATGTCCGTAGGAGAAAATGGGGGGTAAGGTGGCGGTGCTCATGATGGATATTAGAAACGATTCATATTAGCATAAGAATCTGGACAGTGAATGGCGGAAATGGGAAAACCCATGTAAAATCTGGTCAGGACATGCACCTTCCCGAAAACTTCGAATCAACGCCGTGGCTGGAAAGTCCCCTCAGGACCCCGGTGGGCACCCTGCTGCTGGCCGGCACGCTCCGCAACAGTCGCGGGATTGGTAGCGGGCGCATGCGAATTCTGGGAAGCCATGCCCTCGTTCTGCTCCTGCGCGGAAGCGGTCGCTACCGCGACGCCCGCGGCGAGCGGGCGCTTCTCTCCCCCGGCGATGTCATTCATGTTTTTCCCGAGCTGCCCCACGCTTATGGGCCCGGTCCCGAGGAGGAGTGGGACGAAATCTACGTGGTCTTCGAAGGCCCCGTTTTCTCAACCCTGCGCCAGCACGGCCTCCTCTCCGGCGACCGGCCGGTTGACCGGTGTCCTTCGGTGGTCGACGCCTACGCTCAGCTCAAGGCTCTCTTCGACCCGCCGGAACGCCAGGGCCCGCTCAATCCGATGAAGGCCCTCGGCGGTTTCCTCAGCTTTCTCTTCGAAACCGCGGGAAATCCCGCCTCCGGCCGCTCCGGTCCGGAGGAAGATCCCGTGATGGCCATGGCGATCGGCCTCCTGACCGGTCCGCAGGAAGGGCGGTGGCTGACCACCGCCGAAACCGCCCAACGGGTCGGCCTGTCGGAGGAAACCTTCCGCAAACGCTTTGCCCGGGCAGTCGGCCTTCCGCCCGCCCGCTTTCAGAAACAGAAGAAGATCGAACGGGCCTGTGCCGCCCTCTACCACGGACCGCGCAGCCTCAAGCAGCTCGCCGCAGACCTCGGGTTTTTCGACGAATTTCACTTCTCCAAGGCCTTCAGGCAGGTCGTCGGGCAGCCCCCCTCCACCTATCGCAGGCGACTGGCCGGCGAATAACCCATCAACCGGGATTTCAGAATGATGAGCGAAGACGACGAGGCCGCACCGGATCCCGGCGATCCTTACTTCCTTGTCCCTGTTTCCTGATTCCCTGCCAGCGTGACCAGTGGTTCGATCCGCCAGATGATGTCGCGGTCAATGCGCGGCGGGAGGTGACGGTACTGCTCGGTCAGCGCGATCTTCTTCCGGAGCAGCTCACCGAAGTTCTCGCCATAGACAAAACCGTTTTCGCCGACATCGGAGATGATCATGAACTCCGTCCGGCCGCTCTCCCAGAGTTCGAGGAGTCGCCGGGTATTGGCCAGTTCAAGATCGATGGCATCCTGGACGATCTTCACCCGCGCCTGTTTTTCGACCTCGTCGTCGGATTCGAGATACCCATGGACTCCCTCCACCCAGGCGCAGACATTGCGGACGGTCATGGCCCAGCACCGGTAAGCGGTCAGCCGATCGAGCAGGTCGGCGAGAACGGCGACCGCCCTGGCGTCATCGGCGGCCTCGGCCTGCCTCAGGGCCTCTCCGGTCTCCTCGAGCACCGCATCGACACGGGGGAAGAGATTCCGGTCGAAGGCATCGATCTGCTTTCGGGCCGGCCCCTTCTCGACCAGCGCAAAGAGGACGTCCCTTCCGAAATCATTGATCGCGGGATTGTTGGGCTGCACGCACTCGAAACGCTCGTAGTAGGCGCGATCCTTCGACGGGATGGCCTCGATGTCCGGGACAAACGGCCGGTCCCAGGTGCGTTGCCAGACAAAGCCGAATCCGGTGTAGTGGAAAACGTGAGGCTGGTAGCCGAGCGCCTCCTCAAAATGCGCCCAGAGCCGGCTGACCGTCGGTCCGAACACCTCTCCCGCCCAGCGGACCGCGCAGGACTCGAGGATGTCCTCAACCGGTCGCGTCCTTTCAAACTGAAAGGCACGGATGACCTCGGCGTTCGGCCACCAGGGCGCCTTGATGGTATTGAGCAGACCGCCGAAGGCGCTGACCTGCCGGATGCCGGTTTCGGCCATGCTCTTGAGGCGCGCATGAAGCATCCGGGGAAACGGAATCCCCAGCAAGGGTTCGTGATTCCAGACCCCGCCGGGCGCATACTGGATCACCGGCTCGACTCCGCCCGACCGCATCGACGCCAGCACCTCCTTTTCCTTCGGGTCCATCCAGGTCTGGAAGAACATCCCGGCGATCCCGGTCTGCTCCGGATAGTGCGGATGGGCGTAAGGCAGGCTGTAGCCCCGCACGAGCAGGGAACCCGC
This sequence is a window from Opitutaceae bacterium. Protein-coding genes within it:
- a CDS encoding TetR/AcrR family transcriptional regulator, producing the protein MRKHYMIERTGKTDTRGRILSAAMDLFAAHGFHGTTVDAIVQAAEVNKRMVYHYFGSKEKLYKAALVEIYKRLSLLEVETFRHSDDIEENFREIVALYFDFLRANPDFTRLVLWENLNEGRGLKSARPQLTKNPVLHLLDRALKRAKAKGVVRREIHARHLLIHLIALCQIYTSNRHTLSQALGMDLGSPRVLREGKKQAIDLLLNGIMA
- a CDS encoding NAD(P)-dependent oxidoreductase gives rise to the protein MTVPLDLPAVEEFLAAPTAGAISAVQERPGDFIVLGAGGKMGTTLALMLRRALDRLGRTDRVIAVSRFSQASSRANLEAFGIETRPCDLSDRVALAGLPDAPNVFYLAGTKFGTSDRPDLTWHANTVIPGLVAERYARATIVAFSTGCVYPFVPVASGGATEDTPVEPLGEYGASCIGRERVFSFFSHRFGTPVCLYRLNYSVELRYGVLVDIGTKVLKGEPVDISAGYVNLIWQGEAVARAIQCLGVAASPPAALNVTGPDILRVRDLAEAFGRVLGREPVFTGEESDVCWLANASRSIDLFGPVTIGVDQMIDWIAEYLQRGGGLLGKPTHFESRTGKF
- a CDS encoding AraC family transcriptional regulator, giving the protein MHLPENFESTPWLESPLRTPVGTLLLAGTLRNSRGIGSGRMRILGSHALVLLLRGSGRYRDARGERALLSPGDVIHVFPELPHAYGPGPEEEWDEIYVVFEGPVFSTLRQHGLLSGDRPVDRCPSVVDAYAQLKALFDPPERQGPLNPMKALGGFLSFLFETAGNPASGRSGPEEDPVMAMAIGLLTGPQEGRWLTTAETAQRVGLSEETFRKRFARAVGLPPARFQKQKKIERACAALYHGPRSLKQLAADLGFFDEFHFSKAFRQVVGQPPSTYRRRLAGE
- a CDS encoding phytanoyl-CoA dioxygenase family protein; protein product: MSTATLPPIFSYGHQLDTDPSVFGMLRESTDVADDFDALRARFQEDGYLYLPGYLDREEVLEVRKTLTDRLAEQGLLHPDYPTFEGVAHPEKRTAFKPDLARENDKLKKLIYSGRLIDFYTGFFGESIRHYDYTWLRAIGPGKGTNPHCDLVYMGRGTKQHMTCWIPYGDVSFELGGLMILEDSHKKSDRLKNYLERDVDEFCENRPDQVEKAKNEQWVFSGSLSHNPPVLRASLGGRWLTTEYRAGDFLTFGMNLVHASLDNRTNRIRLSTDSRYQRASEAIDERWIGANPPGHGLAGKRGRIC